One Campylobacter concisus DNA segment encodes these proteins:
- a CDS encoding Mur ligase family protein, whose translation MSLAKFLDGKPLYYKEIDYGRIIRAYATIKEHIKPFKIIHIIGTNGKGSSGRFLAQILSQNGAKVGHYTSPHIFKFNERFWLNGEVASDEILEAAHERLQALLNDEYKIKTSYFEYMTLLSAVLFEGCDYFVCEAGMGGVLDATNVFEKELSIFTPIGFDHTAILGSSLEEISRTKFEAMGKRAILNDEMNEISVAIAKEIASEKKAVLSFPREILTKENLNEIANYADKFNLPEFLRSNLTLAYAAAKILDSSIDIKKLGALTLRGRCEKIASNLYVDVGHNELGAKAVAKKFSQGEFTGKKLTLVYNSFLDKDFKAVLAALKPVVEEVLLYHYHCEGRELGGQLISKALSELEISYKDFESSDMNDVKEAINGKIYLAFGSFHLVEAFLKEYYASKGL comes from the coding sequence ATGAGCCTAGCTAAATTTCTTGATGGCAAACCACTTTACTATAAAGAGATTGACTATGGCAGGATTATTAGAGCGTATGCGACTATAAAAGAGCACATAAAGCCATTTAAGATTATTCACATAATAGGCACAAATGGCAAAGGTAGCAGCGGCCGCTTTTTAGCACAAATTTTAAGCCAAAATGGCGCAAAAGTAGGGCACTACACAAGCCCTCATATATTTAAGTTTAATGAGCGATTTTGGCTAAATGGCGAGGTCGCTAGTGATGAAATTTTAGAGGCAGCTCATGAGCGCTTGCAGGCTCTTCTAAATGATGAATATAAGATAAAAACGAGCTATTTTGAGTATATGACATTGCTTTCTGCGGTGCTTTTTGAGGGTTGCGACTATTTTGTCTGCGAAGCTGGTATGGGCGGTGTGCTTGATGCGACAAATGTTTTTGAAAAAGAGCTAAGCATCTTTACTCCGATCGGCTTCGACCACACGGCGATACTGGGTAGTAGCTTAGAAGAAATTTCACGTACGAAATTTGAAGCCATGGGCAAAAGAGCTATTTTAAATGATGAGATGAACGAGATAAGCGTTGCTATCGCAAAAGAGATCGCAAGCGAGAAAAAAGCGGTTTTAAGCTTTCCAAGAGAAATTTTGACCAAAGAAAATTTAAATGAGATCGCAAACTATGCAGATAAATTTAATCTACCAGAGTTTTTGCGCTCAAATTTAACTCTAGCCTACGCCGCAGCTAAAATTTTAGATAGCAGCATAGATATCAAAAAGCTTGGCGCTCTTACGCTTCGAGGCAGATGCGAAAAGATCGCTTCAAATTTATACGTTGATGTCGGCCATAACGAGCTTGGTGCAAAGGCTGTGGCTAAGAAATTTAGCCAAGGTGAGTTTACCGGCAAAAAGCTTACCTTGGTCTATAATTCGTTCTTAGATAAAGATTTCAAAGCGGTTTTGGCAGCTTTAAAGCCAGTTGTTGAAGAGGTACTACTATATCACTATCACTGCGAGGGTAGAGAGCTTGGCGGACAACTTATAAGCAAGGCATTAAGTGAGCTAGAAATTTCATATAAAGACTTTGAGTCAAGTGATATGAACGACGTAAAAGAGGCTATAAACGGCAAAATTTATCTAGCTTTTGGCTCATTTCATCTAGTTGAAGCTTTTTTAAAAGAGTACTATGCAAGCAAAGGTTTATGA